In Magnetococcales bacterium, the sequence GAGACGTGCCAACTCCTGGCCACGCTTGACCTGACTCCCCACATCCACCAGCAGGGAGGTGACGGCCAATCCCCCAATCTCCGAGGCCACCACAGATTCCTGCCAGGCATGAATGCCGCCACTGACCAACAGGGTCAGGGGCCAGTTTTCCTGTTGCGGCATGGCCACCGTCACCGTCAGTACCGGATTCGCTTCGGCAGCGTGGGGTGGAGCCGCCGCAGTGGATGTCTTGCCCCATGTCATAACGCTCCCGGCACATGCAAGGATCAGCATCATGCCGAACAGGCGTTGACCCATTTCCATCTTGCATCTCCCAATCCGAACAGAAGGATCTGTCCAAGAGGCTGTCTAATAACTTGTTGATTTCGAAAAAACGAATGAAAAACCGGGATGGAGATCCAGGGGAAGGGCTGCGCCATTCCTCCTGACCTGATCATCCCTGTCAACAACCATCACTGCCGACCATTCAGAAAACCATCCTGGATTCAATTCGTTCCCGGTCATCAGGACATTTCATTCCAGATACCGGTCGCAAAGAGCCTCAAGGAAGCTGTCCCATGGCCGGATCATCCCTGATCAAGTGAATCCGCCCCGTGGCCGGATCGCCATCCGAGAGACGACTCTTCGTTCGAAAAAAATCACCCCGAAACCCGTTTGCATGCGGCTTCCCTGCATGCAACCGCAGGGAAGCCGTCTCATGACCGAATCGATACCCGAACGGGTTTTCTATTTTCTTTTCAGGACTGCGGTCAAATAATCGGCCAGAACCATGTAGTGATTCAGGGCGGCCACCCGGGCGGCATCCTGACCGGCAGTATTTTGCAGGCGCAGATTGGCCCCTCTTGATTGCAGGAGTTTCACCGCCTCGATATGTCCATGCGCTGCTGCCATAAGCAGGGGGGCATTTCCTTCCTTGTCCTGCAAATTGAGCGGCGCTCCCATATCCATCAGGATGGCCATTTCCCGGGTTCGATTGTGGGCTGCGGCCCAGTGGAGGGCACTGCGGCCTTTATTGTCAACGGAGCGAATATCGGCCCCATTGGCCAGCAGGAGATGCATCGTCAGATCGCGACCATCCATGGCGGCCCAGGTCAGCGGGGTTCTTCCCCCTTTGTCGGCAAGATTGATTTTGGCCTGCATTTCCAGGAGGGTCTGCACAGCCTGCAAGCGACCCTCGTGAGAGGCGATGATCAGGGGAGATACCCCATCTTCATCCAGTTTGTTGGGATCAATTTTGCTTGTCCCACTCAGGAGCTTGCGCAGCTCTTTGGCGTCACCTCTGGCGGCGGCGTCAAACAGGGGATCGCTTCCCTTTTTATGCTCGCCGGCCTCGGCATGCTCATGATGTTCATGAGTGGCATGCATGTCAACCTTGGCATCTTTCGCCTTGGCACCCTGTGGACGGGATTTTGCCTTATCGTTGCCATCTTTCAAGATGCCCTTGTCGGCGAGATATTTTTGTGTATCCGCCAATTCCAGCAGAGAGGCCACCCGACCCCAACCACCGGCATGGGCACGATCCAGGGCTGACTGACCATTCTTGTCGCGCAGGGAGAGATCGGCCCCGCTGCCCAGGAGCAGCAACACGGAATTGAAGCGCCCTGCCGTTGCGGCCCACATGAGTGCTGTCTCCTTGTCCGCATTGACCATGTCCAGGTTGGCACCCCGATCCACCAGGATTTCCAGAATATGGATATGCTCCTCGCGGGCAGCCCACATCAGGGCCGAGGCACTCATCGAATCCATGACCTCGTCATGTTTCAGGCGTTCGATATCGGCAGCATCGATCTTGCCCCCTTCATGACCATGCTCGTGATGTTCCTCTTCATGTTCCTCTTCGCCGCTGAACAGAAAATCCGGTGGAATCCTGCGATCCAGCATCATGCGCACCGCAGCGGCATTACCCTTGCGGACCGCCTGGATGAACCATTCATCCATGCGCATGGACCAACTGTCGCCCGCATAAAGGAGAATGGCCAAGCCTAGAAAAAATTGCCAAACAG encodes:
- a CDS encoding ankyrin repeat domain-containing protein translates to MKKETVWQFFLGLAILLYAGDSWSMRMDEWFIQAVRKGNAAAVRMMLDRRIPPDFLFSGEEEHEEEHHEHGHEGGKIDAADIERLKHDEVMDSMSASALMWAAREEHIHILEILVDRGANLDMVNADKETALMWAATAGRFNSVLLLLGSGADLSLRDKNGQSALDRAHAGGWGRVASLLELADTQKYLADKGILKDGNDKAKSRPQGAKAKDAKVDMHATHEHHEHAEAGEHKKGSDPLFDAAARGDAKELRKLLSGTSKIDPNKLDEDGVSPLIIASHEGRLQAVQTLLEMQAKINLADKGGRTPLTWAAMDGRDLTMHLLLANGADIRSVDNKGRSALHWAAAHNRTREMAILMDMGAPLNLQDKEGNAPLLMAAAHGHIEAVKLLQSRGANLRLQNTAGQDAARVAALNHYMVLADYLTAVLKRK